The Treponema sp. J25 sequence AAAAATCCGGGCTGTGTAGCAGCTTTCTCTGATATAAAAAAAGGGGTATTAACATGCGACCCAGACGGCCGTTCCCATCGTTAAAGGGATGTAGCGCCTCGAACTCGGCGTGGATAATGGCTAATTGAACCAGGGCGTCGAGTTCTCGCTTTTCATTGAAGTAGCGTTCCCAAAGATCCATTCCTGTTTGTAGATGTTCGGGGGCTATGGGAATGTAACTGGCTGTCTCGATCGTAGAATCGGAGCTGCCAATCCAATTTTGATTAGTCCGATAAGCTCCCGGTGTTTTTCCCTGTCCCCGGACTCCTTGCATGAGTATTGCATGGGCGGATCTGAGAATATGCTGTGAAAAGGGGCGTTCTTCAAGGGCTTGAGAACAGGCTTGCAAAGCTTTTCGATAGTTGATGACTTCTTCGGCATCGTTCTTTTGAGATTCGGAAAGATTATGTATATGGGCTTCGTACTCAAGTACTTCACCAACAGTAACTCGGGTTCCTTCGATTTTTGAGGACAACACCGCTTCCTGAGTAACCAATGGAGATAGCAGCACATGAGGATTGGGTATCGCGCTAAGTAAACCGTCGTATCGGGCTAACGCTGCGTTTGCGGGACCAATCAGAGGAACTAAACGCTGCCAATCCAG is a genomic window containing:
- a CDS encoding Fic/DOC family N-terminal domain-containing protein; this translates as MKPVTYHLGAFPPKQLDWQRLVPLIGPANAALARYDGLLSAIPNPHVLLSPLVTQEAVLSSKIEGTRVTVGEVLEYEAHIHNLSESQKNDAEEVINYRKALQACSQALEERPFSQHILRSAHAILMQGVRGQGKTPGAYRTNQNWIGSSDSTIETASYIPIAPEHLQTGMDLWERYFNEKRELDALVQLAIIHAEFEALHPFNDGNGRLGRMLIPLFLYQRKLLHSPDFYMSAYLETNRDEYIDRLRAISSHGSWTEWCEFFLKGILSQAQENERKAKNILSLYNTLRPSVTEITHSQYAPNAVDFMFRIPIFSTPHFIQESNIPKPTAIRIVNLLVQHNIIEPLRSGKGRSASIYMFTDLLRITEGL